The proteins below come from a single Chryseobacterium capnotolerans genomic window:
- a CDS encoding MBL fold metallo-hydrolase, with amino-acid sequence MLQIQGFVCNFASENTYILYNENKNAWLIDPGNMNEQETKAIDSFIKEKELSIQKILLTHAHIDHVLGLQWAFDTFKVPVNMHKEDQEVLDMLQASGMRFGFPVDPVKVDIEYINEGEELELDGEKFKIYHVPGHSPGSVVYHNDNQKFMISGDVLFEGSIGRTDLYKGNYEQLIDGIKTKLFVLDPETQVFSGHGNPTSIGFEKQYNPFFK; translated from the coding sequence ATGCTTCAGATTCAAGGTTTCGTATGCAACTTCGCGAGTGAGAATACCTATATTCTTTATAATGAAAATAAAAATGCCTGGTTAATAGATCCGGGAAATATGAATGAGCAGGAAACTAAGGCTATTGACAGCTTTATCAAAGAAAAGGAGCTAAGCATTCAGAAAATTCTTTTAACTCATGCACATATTGATCATGTTTTAGGGCTTCAATGGGCGTTTGATACTTTTAAAGTTCCGGTAAATATGCATAAAGAAGATCAGGAAGTTCTTGATATGCTTCAGGCAAGCGGAATGAGATTCGGCTTCCCTGTGGATCCTGTAAAAGTAGATATCGAATACATTAATGAAGGAGAAGAGCTTGAACTGGACGGAGAGAAGTTCAAAATTTATCACGTTCCGGGACATTCACCGGGAAGTGTTGTGTATCACAACGACAATCAAAAATTTATGATCTCAGGAGATGTACTTTTTGAAGGCAGTATTGGAAGAACAGATCTTTACAAAGGAAATTACGAACAGTTAATTGATGGGATTAAAACCAAACTTTTTGTATTGGATCCCGAAACACAGGTTTTCTCCGGTCATGGAAATCCTACATCAATTGGTTTTGAAAAGCAATATAATCCTTTTTTTAAATAA
- a CDS encoding helix-turn-helix domain-containing protein translates to MNNHFFDLIEYTNRSVFLTGKAGTGKTTFLNDFVRRTKKKHVVIAPTGIAAINAGGVTIHSMFGLPLRTFLPTTERIDTSLANNIADLMPHFKYRKDKLKLLREVEIIIIDEVSMLRADVLDMMDFSLRFIRRNNQRFGGVQMLFIGDLFQLPPVVRDEHILKMYYDSPFFFDSHAIKDIPIVTIELTKVYRQSDQEFLEILNAIRDGDVANIDFDHLNKRYDPDFDMGKESYVYLCSHNKMADEINQEKLKEIKVDAKTYEAKLVGDFKENQFPNDQFLELKIGAQIMFIRNDISGEKKYFNGKLGEIIGLDEDEIRVVLDESEKEITVKKETWEQKKYFLDTDKTIKEEVLGSFEQFPIKLAWAVTIHKSQGLTFDKVIIDAGKSFTAGQVYVALSRCRTLEGIVLKSKITPEVIFKDNRILSFHSNTVANDHVEAILNQEKYDYSIRKVLRTVDCMWFLNEVEEWNKLSSATKNIDRVKANQLYLQLKHEASNLGKIFEKLERIIFQKVNNFIEQKEQWSEIESKSKGAVNFFFTETRNKIFDPLKEFYAEIKGAKGLKQYNEEVKSWLEDIEEYLNSLKDIHLLEVRLLDEKNDKEVSMKIAKVPSQVLTFQLFEQGKTIGEIALERGLVKETVIGHLAKFAEQGLLDISRVITSDKIKAFEDEFYKNPHETLTEWKNALPSHFEFNEIRILINHYNYKKEKNS, encoded by the coding sequence ATGAACAATCATTTTTTTGACTTAATAGAGTACACCAACAGAAGTGTTTTCCTGACAGGGAAAGCTGGAACGGGAAAAACAACTTTTCTTAACGATTTTGTAAGACGAACAAAGAAAAAGCATGTAGTAATTGCTCCTACGGGAATTGCTGCAATCAATGCAGGTGGAGTCACCATCCATTCTATGTTTGGATTACCCCTGAGAACTTTTCTGCCTACAACGGAAAGGATAGATACCAGTTTGGCTAATAATATTGCCGATCTGATGCCGCATTTTAAATACCGTAAAGATAAACTTAAGCTTTTAAGAGAGGTTGAGATCATCATTATTGATGAGGTTTCTATGTTGAGAGCGGATGTGCTGGACATGATGGATTTTTCCTTAAGATTTATCAGAAGAAATAATCAGCGCTTTGGTGGAGTACAGATGCTGTTCATTGGGGACTTATTTCAGCTTCCGCCAGTAGTTAGAGATGAGCATATCCTTAAAATGTATTATGATTCTCCTTTCTTTTTTGACAGCCATGCCATTAAAGATATTCCGATTGTTACGATAGAACTTACCAAGGTTTACAGACAGTCTGACCAGGAGTTTCTTGAAATATTGAATGCAATCCGTGACGGTGATGTAGCTAATATCGATTTCGATCATTTGAACAAGAGATACGATCCGGATTTTGATATGGGTAAAGAATCTTACGTTTACCTGTGTTCCCACAATAAGATGGCGGATGAGATCAATCAGGAAAAGCTTAAAGAAATAAAAGTTGATGCCAAAACCTATGAAGCAAAGCTGGTCGGAGATTTTAAAGAAAATCAGTTTCCTAATGATCAGTTTCTGGAACTGAAAATAGGTGCTCAGATCATGTTTATCAGAAATGATATTTCCGGAGAAAAGAAATATTTCAATGGAAAGCTTGGTGAAATCATTGGGTTGGATGAAGATGAAATCCGTGTTGTTCTGGATGAAAGCGAAAAAGAAATTACTGTAAAAAAAGAAACCTGGGAACAGAAAAAATACTTCCTGGATACGGATAAAACCATCAAAGAAGAAGTATTGGGAAGTTTTGAACAGTTTCCGATCAAATTAGCATGGGCTGTTACCATCCATAAAAGTCAGGGACTTACTTTTGATAAAGTTATTATTGATGCTGGAAAAAGTTTCACCGCTGGTCAGGTATACGTTGCTTTATCACGTTGTAGAACGTTGGAAGGGATTGTTTTGAAATCAAAAATTACTCCTGAAGTTATCTTTAAAGACAACAGAATCCTGAGTTTCCATAGCAATACAGTGGCTAACGATCATGTAGAAGCCATTCTGAACCAGGAAAAATACGATTACAGCATCAGAAAAGTACTTCGTACCGTTGATTGCATGTGGTTTTTAAATGAAGTGGAGGAGTGGAACAAACTTTCTTCTGCTACTAAGAATATAGACCGTGTTAAAGCCAATCAGCTTTACCTTCAGTTGAAACACGAAGCTTCCAATCTTGGGAAAATCTTTGAAAAGCTGGAACGTATTATCTTCCAGAAAGTAAATAATTTCATTGAGCAGAAAGAACAATGGTCCGAAATTGAAAGCAAATCAAAAGGGGCTGTTAATTTCTTCTTTACTGAAACCAGAAATAAAATTTTCGATCCATTGAAAGAGTTTTATGCTGAAATCAAAGGAGCAAAAGGATTGAAGCAATATAATGAAGAAGTAAAGAGCTGGCTGGAGGATATTGAAGAATATCTGAACAGTCTAAAAGATATTCACCTTCTTGAAGTAAGGCTTTTGGATGAAAAGAATGATAAGGAAGTCAGTATGAAAATTGCTAAAGTTCCTTCGCAGGTTCTTACTTTCCAGCTTTTTGAACAAGGAAAAACCATTGGAGAAATTGCGTTGGAAAGAGGATTGGTTAAAGAAACCGTGATAGGGCATCTGGCGAAATTTGCAGAACAAGGGTTATTGGATATTTCCAGAGTCATTACCTCAGATAAAATCAAAGCTTTTGAAGATGAGTTTTATAAAAATCCGCATGAGACTTTAACAGAGTGGAAAAATGCTCTGCCAAGTCATTTTGAATTTAATGAAATCAGAATCTTAATCAATCATTACAACTATAAAAAAGAAAAGAATTCCTAG
- a CDS encoding gamma carbonic anhydrase family protein has product MALIKELLGKIPQIGENTFLAETATIIGDVTMGKDCSVWYNAVIRGDVHYIKMGDKVNVQDNAMLHCTYQKHPLNIGNNVSIGHNAIVHGCTIKDNVLIGMGAIVMDDCLVEENSIVGAGSVVTQGTHIKSGEVWGGVPAKKIKDINAQLLEGEVNRIADNYVKYSSWYKENVKDYEL; this is encoded by the coding sequence ATGGCACTTATAAAAGAACTTTTAGGAAAAATACCACAGATCGGAGAGAATACGTTTTTAGCTGAAACCGCTACCATTATCGGAGATGTTACGATGGGAAAAGACTGTAGTGTTTGGTATAATGCCGTCATCAGAGGTGATGTTCATTATATTAAGATGGGAGATAAGGTAAATGTTCAGGATAACGCAATGCTGCACTGTACCTACCAGAAACATCCGTTGAATATTGGGAATAATGTTTCTATTGGGCATAATGCTATTGTTCATGGATGTACCATTAAAGATAATGTACTGATCGGAATGGGAGCAATTGTAATGGATGACTGCCTGGTTGAAGAAAACTCAATTGTAGGAGCAGGTTCTGTAGTGACCCAGGGAACCCATATTAAATCCGGAGAAGTCTGGGGTGGAGTTCCAGCTAAAAAAATCAAAGATATCAATGCCCAGTTATTGGAAGGGGAAGTAAACAGAATTGCAGATAATTATGTGAAATATTCGTCGTGGTATAAGGAGAATGTGAAAGATTACGAATTGTAG
- a CDS encoding M4 family metallopeptidase — translation MKTKFILAVSVAACSFVFGQNTPSKVISGKNGLHAEFLRFDKNGPAFQGSPVLFDERSEKLSPGQARKLGIETDQLGFETHRFQQTVNNIPVEYGMMAVQTKNGKIVGQTGKWILDIPQRAEKQANISESIALQNALSFVGAESYKWQNKDEEDFIKKETNDKNASFAPKGELVYYSEPTDEKLNDLRLAYKFDIYAEKPLSRQYVFVDAKNGKVLGIDALIHDINTPGTATTGYSGNRNIVADSYNGSYRLRETGRNGGTAVETYNLKKGTSYSTAVDFTDTDNVWNNVNTNKDQYATDAHWGAEMTVDYLYTKFGRKSIDNNHFAIKSYVHYSTNYFNAFWDGSRMTYGDGSSSTNGGKPLTAIDVCGHEITHGMTSKTANLVYQREPGALNEGFSDIFGNTIEKWARPSQASWTLGEDFSYVIRNMANPNAYSQPDTYMGTYWKTTTTSGCATPSQANDYCGVHTNSGVLNFWYYLLVTGGTGTNDKGFAYNVSGIGFDKAAAIAYRTLTNYLTSTSNYANTRTYSLQAAADLYGAGSNEVTQVTNAWNAVGVGGGTSPAGLIASAANESIYTISPNPATDRFTVGFNGKAGKGTVEVVNLTGRKELSEKVNLTDGANRLEIKLPSNMLPGVYVVTVNGQKAGNLIKK, via the coding sequence ATGAAAACAAAATTTATTTTAGCAGTAAGCGTTGCGGCCTGCTCTTTCGTTTTTGGACAAAACACTCCATCAAAAGTAATTTCCGGTAAAAATGGATTACATGCAGAATTTCTAAGATTTGATAAAAATGGACCTGCTTTTCAGGGTAGTCCTGTTTTATTTGATGAAAGATCTGAAAAGCTTTCACCCGGACAAGCTCGTAAATTAGGTATTGAAACAGATCAGCTAGGGTTTGAGACTCACAGATTCCAGCAAACAGTGAATAATATTCCTGTAGAATACGGAATGATGGCTGTACAAACTAAAAACGGTAAAATTGTAGGACAAACAGGGAAATGGATTCTTGATATTCCTCAGAGAGCTGAGAAACAAGCCAATATTTCTGAAAGTATCGCTCTGCAAAATGCCTTGTCATTTGTAGGGGCAGAATCTTATAAATGGCAAAACAAAGACGAAGAAGATTTCATTAAAAAAGAAACGAATGATAAAAATGCCAGCTTTGCACCCAAAGGAGAGTTGGTGTACTATTCAGAGCCTACCGATGAAAAGCTGAATGATCTTAGGCTAGCTTACAAATTTGATATTTATGCTGAAAAACCATTAAGCAGACAATATGTTTTTGTAGATGCAAAAAATGGAAAAGTATTAGGCATTGATGCATTGATTCACGATATCAATACCCCTGGAACTGCTACAACAGGCTATAGCGGAAATAGAAATATTGTTGCAGACTCTTATAATGGAAGTTACAGATTAAGAGAAACCGGAAGAAATGGCGGAACGGCTGTTGAAACTTATAATTTAAAAAAAGGGACGAGTTATTCCACTGCAGTAGACTTTACAGACACTGATAATGTTTGGAATAATGTAAATACGAATAAAGACCAGTATGCAACAGATGCCCATTGGGGAGCAGAAATGACTGTAGATTATTTGTATACAAAATTTGGTAGAAAAAGTATCGATAACAATCATTTTGCTATAAAATCATATGTTCATTATTCCACCAATTATTTCAATGCATTTTGGGATGGCTCAAGAATGACTTATGGAGATGGAAGTTCTTCAACAAATGGAGGAAAACCTTTAACAGCCATCGATGTTTGTGGACACGAAATCACGCATGGAATGACCTCTAAAACTGCCAATCTGGTGTATCAGAGAGAACCGGGAGCTCTGAACGAAGGTTTCTCGGATATTTTTGGAAACACAATAGAAAAATGGGCCAGACCAAGCCAGGCAAGCTGGACACTAGGTGAAGATTTCAGCTATGTGATCAGAAATATGGCCAACCCTAATGCTTACAGCCAGCCGGATACTTATATGGGAACGTACTGGAAGACTACTACTACCTCAGGTTGTGCGACTCCTAGCCAGGCCAACGATTATTGTGGAGTTCATACCAACTCGGGAGTTCTTAACTTTTGGTATTACTTATTGGTAACCGGAGGTACAGGAACCAATGATAAAGGGTTTGCTTATAATGTTTCAGGTATAGGATTTGATAAAGCAGCTGCGATTGCTTATAGAACACTCACCAATTATCTTACTTCTACTTCCAATTATGCGAATACAAGAACATACTCTTTACAGGCTGCAGCAGATTTGTATGGGGCTGGAAGTAATGAGGTGACACAGGTTACCAATGCCTGGAATGCGGTAGGTGTTGGTGGGGGGACTTCTCCTGCGGGCCTTATTGCATCGGCGGCTAATGAGTCAATCTATACGATCAGCCCAAATCCGGCAACAGACAGATTTACGGTAGGGTTTAATGGAAAAGCTGGTAAAGGAACTGTAGAGGTGGTAAATTTAACAGGAAGAAAAGAACTTTCTGAAAAAGTTAATCTTACTGATGGGGCAAATAGATTGGAAATAAAACTTCCATCCAATATGCTTCCAGGAGTATATGTTGTAACCGTGAACGGACAGAAAGCCGGAAACCTTATTAAAAAATAA
- a CDS encoding TonB-dependent receptor, translating to MKKKSIFLIAATAVLYFNKAYAQETPQDSVKVSSIDQVVITGNSNPKKKIESSTAISTFNAKEIQKQNPISAAALLQRVPGFAVETSGGEVGNNLFARGIPSAGAYEFVQVQEDGLPVFEDGALQFANADNFFRVDNSVSRLEALRGGSGSIYANNSPGGLINFITKEGTNDFKGIAKLETSTYGLIRTDLNVGGALVKDKLFFNIGGFYRSDDGIRKTGFKANNGGQIRMNLKYVFDKGYMKVYYKKLDDRNTFFLPIPLMQDGDKLKGFNGFDPNYGTYSYRAISQLNIPQAGGGFFSRNLEDGIHPKVDVLGAEFKYDLGGNFSVINKTRYTNINMNYTGIFPAGAPKNAADFATKPIDQGGLAMTNYQYSLVSNGAVVNPEYVQKLGFWAIDKQMNNFVNDLQFNYKFDKGNVTAGFYKSNWKSHQYWNWSNILTTATDRPELLNLVNPSLSPSSVGYSKTYNGVTDMSTLLRDSQIQGSLNDLYLNVDYNVTDALSFNGGIRYSRDYYRGYKVNTTTANLNNSGLTVDGTHGFDTTTADDNMNVLGNQFTYWYYDINKVSYTLASNYKINRENAVYARFSHGFRSPNEEAYYNNIGKLDAVKPVLTNQLEVGYKYYSRTFDIAVIPFYSALKNLSFTDVYSDGTSENKFANTTNFGVEIEGYARLFNNIFEVTFNGTIQNPKYKDFTGRNADGTTFDYSGNVVRRIPKFYFNISPAVNITKEWRAYVSMNYYGKRFQNEGNTDDNILPSFTEFGAGMSYQLGKIRFAVDGTNIFNTIGITEGDPRSQTPAGNIRMARPIMGAAARASITLDF from the coding sequence ATGAAAAAAAAATCAATCTTTTTAATCGCCGCAACTGCTGTATTGTATTTCAATAAAGCATATGCACAGGAAACTCCGCAGGATTCTGTGAAGGTTTCCTCTATCGATCAGGTTGTGATTACAGGGAACTCTAACCCCAAGAAAAAAATAGAATCCAGTACCGCTATTTCAACATTTAATGCCAAGGAAATTCAAAAACAGAACCCTATAAGTGCAGCAGCGCTGCTACAGAGAGTTCCGGGATTTGCTGTAGAAACGTCAGGAGGTGAAGTGGGAAATAACCTTTTTGCAAGAGGTATTCCTTCTGCAGGAGCTTATGAGTTTGTACAGGTTCAGGAAGATGGTCTTCCTGTTTTTGAAGATGGGGCACTTCAGTTCGCTAATGCTGATAATTTTTTCCGTGTTGATAATTCAGTAAGCAGGTTAGAAGCCTTAAGAGGAGGTTCAGGATCTATTTATGCCAATAACTCTCCGGGAGGATTAATCAACTTTATTACGAAAGAAGGAACCAATGATTTTAAAGGTATCGCTAAGCTGGAAACCAGTACTTATGGATTGATCCGTACAGATCTTAACGTAGGAGGAGCTTTGGTAAAAGATAAGCTATTCTTCAATATTGGAGGTTTCTACAGATCAGATGACGGGATCAGAAAAACAGGATTCAAAGCTAATAATGGTGGACAAATAAGAATGAACCTGAAGTATGTCTTTGATAAAGGTTACATGAAAGTATACTATAAAAAACTGGATGACAGAAATACATTCTTCCTTCCTATTCCGCTAATGCAAGATGGTGATAAATTGAAAGGATTCAATGGTTTTGATCCAAATTATGGTACTTACAGTTATAGAGCAATCAGCCAGTTAAATATTCCACAAGCCGGTGGTGGCTTCTTCAGCAGAAATCTGGAAGATGGAATTCATCCGAAAGTAGATGTATTGGGTGCTGAGTTTAAATATGACCTGGGAGGAAATTTCAGTGTTATCAATAAAACAAGATATACCAATATCAATATGAACTATACAGGGATTTTTCCTGCCGGAGCACCCAAAAATGCAGCTGATTTTGCTACAAAACCAATAGATCAAGGCGGGTTGGCTATGACTAACTATCAGTATTCATTGGTAAGCAATGGAGCAGTGGTTAATCCTGAGTATGTTCAAAAATTAGGTTTCTGGGCAATTGATAAGCAGATGAATAATTTTGTGAATGATTTACAGTTCAACTATAAATTTGACAAAGGAAATGTAACGGCCGGATTTTATAAATCAAACTGGAAATCCCATCAATACTGGAACTGGAGTAATATCCTGACTACTGCTACAGACAGACCTGAGCTGTTGAACCTTGTAAATCCATCTCTTAGTCCAAGCAGTGTTGGATATTCTAAAACTTATAACGGAGTGACGGATATGTCAACTTTGCTTAGGGATTCACAGATTCAGGGAAGTCTTAATGATCTTTATTTAAATGTTGACTATAATGTAACAGATGCATTAAGTTTTAACGGAGGAATCCGTTACAGTCGTGATTATTACAGAGGGTATAAAGTAAATACCACTACAGCGAATCTTAATAATTCCGGTTTAACAGTTGATGGAACTCATGGTTTTGATACTACAACAGCAGATGATAACATGAATGTTTTAGGCAATCAGTTTACGTACTGGTATTATGATATCAACAAGGTTTCTTATACATTGGCTTCCAATTATAAGATCAATCGTGAAAATGCGGTATATGCCCGTTTCTCTCACGGTTTCAGATCTCCGAATGAAGAAGCTTACTATAATAATATAGGAAAGCTGGATGCTGTAAAGCCTGTATTGACCAATCAATTGGAAGTGGGATATAAGTATTACTCCCGTACTTTCGATATTGCAGTGATTCCTTTCTATTCGGCGCTTAAAAATCTTTCGTTTACGGATGTTTATTCAGATGGAACTTCAGAAAATAAATTTGCCAATACCACTAATTTTGGGGTAGAAATTGAAGGATATGCGAGATTATTCAATAATATATTTGAAGTTACTTTCAACGGAACCATTCAGAATCCGAAATACAAAGATTTTACAGGGAGAAATGCTGATGGTACAACCTTCGATTATAGTGGAAATGTAGTAAGAAGAATTCCTAAGTTCTATTTCAATATTTCTCCTGCGGTGAATATCACCAAAGAATGGAGAGCTTATGTAAGTATGAATTATTACGGAAAACGCTTCCAGAATGAAGGAAATACAGATGATAATATTTTACCTTCTTTCACAGAGTTTGGAGCAGGAATGTCTTATCAGCTGGGAAAAATCCGTTTTGCGGTTGATGGAACCAATATCTTCAATACCATCGGAATTACAGAAGGAGATCCAAGATCTCAAACTCCCGCCGGAAATATCAGAATGGCAAGACCTATTATGGGGGCCGCTGCAAGAGCTTCTATCACTTTAGATTTCTAA
- a CDS encoding NADPH-dependent FMN reductase — protein sequence MTLPKKILIIIGSATKNSNNQKLMEQVMEKNPNIIFQMYDDLSVLPHFDTALTDVDTPEEIMKIRDHIQDSAGVIISTPEYIFSIPSRLKNLLEWCVSTNVFLDKPVAFVMGSANGEKGHEELLLILKTLGAVINDKHQLLIKAIKGKFEPDGSVENNTFVKVLELVTDFEKSVSSLK from the coding sequence ATGACCCTCCCAAAAAAGATCCTCATTATTATTGGAAGTGCTACAAAGAATTCCAATAATCAGAAGCTGATGGAACAGGTAATGGAAAAAAATCCCAATATCATATTCCAGATGTATGATGATCTTTCTGTTCTTCCTCATTTTGATACAGCATTAACTGACGTTGACACTCCTGAGGAAATTATGAAGATCAGAGACCACATTCAAGATTCAGCAGGAGTTATTATTTCTACTCCGGAATATATTTTCAGTATTCCTAGCAGATTAAAAAACCTATTGGAATGGTGTGTTTCCACAAATGTTTTCCTGGATAAACCTGTTGCTTTTGTTATGGGTTCTGCCAATGGAGAGAAAGGTCATGAAGAATTATTATTAATTTTAAAAACCCTTGGTGCTGTCATTAATGATAAACATCAGCTTTTAATCAAAGCGATAAAGGGTAAATTTGAGCCTGATGGCTCAGTTGAAAACAATACCTTTGTTAAAGTATTAGAATTGGTAACGGATTTTGAAAAGTCTGTTTCATCATTAAAATAA
- a CDS encoding DUF5103 domain-containing protein — translation MKTLRILLLSLGGLMYGQNIQSIQLFNPQTNDETPVIKFGEQLVLSFDDLTNGSEIYRYTIKHYDRNWNDDNLFFTEFATGTMNALLDKFQYSFNTLQSYTHYKLTFPNDKIQPKISGNYELIVYKDSADKPLFKRRFYLVEDMATLGVNVSRIADAKRPDINQRVEVQALPKGGDLSSNVNSMSLNVMQNNNPNMTVSNLKPSSVLGNQLLFQQMNLAFPGDNEFYYFDNKNMTTPADMVRAVEVKDDVNHTYLHPVWAFPLNYQYQPDVNGAWYYRRNDLGRERDAEREADYSWVYFYLESDPVDKDIYILGGFNNFKPGKENQMQYDAATKQYVAKLFLKQGFYNYILATKQGDGPLDFGEVNGNFWQTENLYQAFLYFAPFGRNYDGLMGYGEFRTPVRK, via the coding sequence ATGAAAACTTTGCGAATACTCTTACTTTCCCTGGGCGGGCTGATGTATGGACAGAATATCCAAAGCATCCAGTTATTTAACCCACAAACGAATGATGAAACGCCGGTCATTAAATTTGGTGAACAATTGGTGTTGAGTTTTGATGATCTTACCAATGGCAGTGAGATTTATAGGTACACGATCAAGCACTATGACAGAAACTGGAACGATGATAATTTGTTTTTCACAGAATTTGCCACCGGCACGATGAATGCACTTTTAGATAAGTTTCAATATTCATTCAATACATTGCAGTCATATACCCATTACAAGCTGACTTTTCCTAATGATAAAATTCAACCGAAAATATCAGGGAATTATGAACTGATCGTTTATAAAGACTCTGCTGATAAACCGCTTTTTAAAAGAAGATTTTATCTGGTGGAAGATATGGCTACTTTAGGAGTAAATGTTTCAAGGATAGCTGATGCCAAAAGGCCTGATATCAATCAGAGAGTAGAAGTACAGGCTTTGCCGAAAGGGGGTGATCTTTCTTCCAATGTAAATTCTATGAGTTTAAACGTGATGCAGAATAACAACCCGAATATGACGGTTTCCAACTTGAAACCAAGTTCTGTTTTGGGGAACCAACTGCTATTCCAGCAAATGAATCTTGCTTTTCCGGGAGACAATGAATTCTATTATTTCGACAATAAAAATATGACGACTCCTGCAGATATGGTTCGTGCAGTAGAAGTTAAAGATGACGTTAATCACACGTATTTACATCCGGTGTGGGCATTTCCTTTAAATTATCAGTACCAACCCGATGTAAATGGTGCCTGGTATTATAGAAGAAATGATCTTGGAAGAGAAAGAGATGCTGAGAGAGAAGCAGATTATTCCTGGGTATATTTTTACCTGGAATCTGATCCGGTAGATAAAGATATTTATATTCTGGGTGGGTTTAATAATTTTAAACCAGGCAAAGAAAATCAGATGCAATATGATGCTGCAACGAAACAATATGTGGCTAAGTTATTTCTGAAACAAGGTTTTTATAACTATATTCTTGCTACAAAACAAGGAGATGGACCTTTAGATTTTGGTGAAGTGAACGGTAACTTCTGGCAGACAGAAAATCTTTATCAGGCATTTCTTTACTTTGCGCCTTTCGGCCGTAATTATGATGGACTGATGGGGTATGGTGAATTCAGAACTCCTGTAAGGAAATAA
- the hemH gene encoding ferrochelatase has translation MNKKGILLVNLGSPRSTAVNDVKEYLDEFLMDERVIDYRWIFRALLVQGVILKTRPAKSAEAYKTVWTEEGSPLIVITEKIQKKLQKLVDVPVEIGMRYAEPSIETGIQKLVDQGISEIVLFPLYPQYAMSTTETVIEKAEEVRKKKFPTVKINYIQPFYNRDIYINCLAESIKEKLPENFDALQFSYHGVPERHLYKTDPSKTCKIDDANCINSQVDTHNAYCYRHQCYKTTEAVIAKMGLPKEKTIVSFQSRLGKDKWVEPYTDETLETIPKKGVKNLAVVCPAFVSDCLETLEEISEEGKEQFMHGGGENFHYIPCLNDEDRWIEVVKTLCEEKLNDFYLV, from the coding sequence TTGAATAAAAAAGGAATTTTACTAGTCAACCTAGGATCACCAAGATCTACGGCTGTAAATGATGTAAAGGAATATCTTGATGAATTTTTAATGGATGAAAGGGTAATTGATTACCGTTGGATCTTTCGTGCACTTCTTGTTCAGGGGGTTATCCTGAAAACAAGACCTGCCAAATCTGCTGAAGCCTATAAAACGGTATGGACTGAAGAAGGTTCACCATTGATCGTCATTACTGAAAAGATTCAGAAAAAGCTTCAAAAATTGGTTGATGTTCCTGTAGAAATCGGGATGAGATATGCAGAACCAAGCATTGAAACCGGAATCCAAAAATTGGTAGATCAGGGAATTTCTGAAATCGTTCTTTTTCCGTTGTACCCTCAATATGCAATGAGTACTACTGAAACTGTTATTGAAAAAGCAGAAGAAGTAAGAAAGAAGAAGTTTCCAACAGTAAAGATCAATTATATTCAACCTTTCTATAACAGAGATATTTATATCAACTGTCTTGCGGAAAGTATCAAGGAAAAACTTCCTGAGAATTTTGATGCCCTCCAGTTTTCTTATCATGGAGTTCCTGAAAGGCATCTTTACAAAACAGATCCTTCGAAGACCTGTAAAATTGATGACGCCAATTGTATTAATAGCCAGGTAGATACTCACAATGCCTACTGCTACAGACATCAATGTTATAAAACTACTGAAGCTGTCATTGCTAAAATGGGACTTCCAAAGGAAAAAACAATCGTTTCTTTCCAGTCCAGGTTAGGAAAAGACAAATGGGTAGAACCTTACACGGATGAAACCCTGGAAACCATTCCTAAAAAAGGAGTTAAAAACCTTGCTGTGGTTTGTCCTGCATTTGTATCAGACTGTCTTGAAACCCTTGAAGAGATTTCTGAAGAAGGAAAAGAACAGTTCATGCATGGCGGCGGTGAAAACTTTCATTACATCCCCTGCCTGAATGATGAAGATCGTTGGATAGAAGTGGTAAAGACACTTTGTGAAGAAAAACTGAATGATTTTTATCTTGTATAG